The Verrucomicrobiales bacterium DNA segment CCATGCGAAATGATGAACTGCCGGAGCTAATTCAGCGCTTTTTCACCCACTACCTGTCGGCACAACGTGATTTGAGCCAACACACGCAGAGGGGGTATCGGGACACATTTCGACTGCTGCTGGGATTTCTGGCCAAGCGAAACAACCGCACCGTGGACCAATTGACCCTCGAAAACCTCAGCCCAGCGGCAGTCCTCGCATTCCTCGACTTCTTGGAGAAGCAGCGGGCGAACTCTTCCCGCACACGCAATCTGCGACTTGCTGCAGTCCGCACTTTCGTTCGGTTCGTAATCGGCGAGGCAGTTGGGGTCAGTTTTATTGCTGTGGGACATCGTATTCTCGCCATTCCACAAAAGAAGTTCGCCAAACCAGTCCTTGGTTTCTTGACTCGAAAGGAGGTTGAAGCAGTGCTTGCGGCCATGGACGAACGCACGTTTTCGGGGAAGCGCGACCGTCTACTCTTCACGCTGCTTTACAACACGGGAGCTCGGATTACGGAGGCACTCCAACTCCGCCCCCGAGATTTTATGCACCGCTCTGTCCACCTACAGGGCAAGGGACGCAAGGATCGATCCGTGCCGTTGTGGCCGCACGTGGAACGACTCTTAAGTCGATGGTGCCGAGAGAATAAAACCGGACCTGATGAGTTGATCTTCACCAATCGACTACGCCAGACGCTGAGCCGTGACGGCGCGGCGTTTCGTCTCTCATTGGCAGTCCGTCAAGCTGAGCAAAAGTGTCCCTCCCTGAAAGGTCGCCGCATCACCTGCCACACGTTCCGACATTCATGCGCAATGGGTCTGCTGCAGGCAGGCGTGGCTCTTGAGGTCATCGCGCTCTGGCTCGGCCACGCAAAACCGCTAACGACTCACGGTTATATTGAGGCCAATTTGAAAATGAAAGAGGCATGCCTTAAGCGGCTGACCGCGCCGAAATTGAGATCCCATCAGAAGTCGCAAAACTCCTCTCGACTCTTGGCGTT contains these protein-coding regions:
- a CDS encoding tyrosine-type recombinase/integrase, giving the protein MRNDELPELIQRFFTHYLSAQRDLSQHTQRGYRDTFRLLLGFLAKRNNRTVDQLTLENLSPAAVLAFLDFLEKQRANSSRTRNLRLAAVRTFVRFVIGEAVGVSFIAVGHRILAIPQKKFAKPVLGFLTRKEVEAVLAAMDERTFSGKRDRLLFTLLYNTGARITEALQLRPRDFMHRSVHLQGKGRKDRSVPLWPHVERLLSRWCRENKTGPDELIFTNRLRQTLSRDGAAFRLSLAVRQAEQKCPSLKGRRITCHTFRHSCAMGLLQAGVALEVIALWLGHAKPLTTHGYIEANLKMKEACLKRLTAPKLRSHQKSQNSSRLLAFLRAI